A window of Pedobacter lusitanus contains these coding sequences:
- a CDS encoding serine hydrolase codes for MNSFKNNLISVLIFTFLFLSVQQSSAQNSKSVQIDSLLQNAHQLGLFNGCVLIAEHNKIIYKAAIGFTDASGKTKLTDHYRFHIGSIAKEFNAVGIMLLKEQGKLNLEDPVSKYIPELPAWASGIHIINLLQYTSGLPDVKWNRIKNNAENMEELKRTEKLDFEPGSQYAYNNNNIFLQRRIIERITGLSFKAFTEQYLLKPSGMKAAIVDPSDTDKLIARAYNNDKTEDDLTYPIDGWVAVTPDDFYKWAKAITDFKLINPASTRQILEAFGPGQQGGLGGGSMDGNKMITHKHDGTARNYQALLVSTIPKGRTVILMTNNQQNNLYAFNTSIQAILDNKPYAQIKKSVIKGYGKQLELMNGREVLSFFRKMRDEHNKEYDFDSEATLNEIGYNFLRKDKFEDAILVLICNTELFPESGNVFDSLGEAYYKQGNKNKALQNYKHSLELDSDNDGAKKMIAILEKSN; via the coding sequence ATGAACTCATTCAAAAACAACCTTATATCAGTACTGATTTTCACCTTTTTATTTCTATCTGTTCAGCAATCCAGCGCACAAAACAGTAAATCCGTTCAAATCGATTCACTGCTACAAAATGCACATCAGCTGGGCTTATTCAACGGTTGTGTGCTGATTGCAGAACATAACAAGATAATTTATAAAGCCGCAATTGGCTTTACAGACGCATCAGGTAAAACCAAGTTAACTGATCATTATCGTTTTCATATTGGCTCTATAGCTAAAGAATTTAATGCAGTAGGCATTATGCTCTTAAAAGAGCAGGGAAAATTAAACCTGGAGGATCCCGTTTCAAAATATATCCCGGAATTACCTGCATGGGCATCAGGGATACACATTATAAACCTGCTACAATATACAAGCGGTCTTCCCGATGTTAAATGGAATCGTATTAAGAACAATGCTGAGAACATGGAAGAATTAAAAAGAACAGAGAAACTGGATTTTGAGCCTGGCAGTCAGTATGCTTATAACAACAATAATATCTTTCTGCAAAGAAGGATCATAGAACGGATTACCGGTTTATCATTTAAAGCTTTTACAGAACAATATCTATTAAAACCCAGCGGCATGAAAGCAGCTATAGTAGATCCATCTGATACCGATAAATTAATAGCCAGAGCATATAACAATGATAAAACAGAAGATGATCTCACCTACCCGATTGACGGTTGGGTAGCAGTTACACCAGATGATTTTTATAAATGGGCTAAAGCAATTACAGATTTTAAACTGATTAATCCGGCATCTACCAGACAAATCCTGGAAGCTTTTGGTCCAGGCCAGCAAGGTGGTTTGGGGGGTGGAAGCATGGATGGCAATAAAATGATTACGCACAAACATGATGGCACTGCAAGAAATTACCAGGCACTACTGGTTAGCACCATACCCAAAGGCAGAACGGTAATACTGATGACAAATAATCAGCAGAACAATCTGTATGCTTTCAATACTTCTATTCAGGCTATCCTGGATAATAAGCCATATGCACAAATTAAAAAATCAGTAATCAAAGGTTATGGAAAACAACTGGAACTGATGAACGGCCGGGAAGTACTTTCGTTCTTTAGAAAGATGCGGGATGAGCATAACAAGGAGTATGATTTTGATAGTGAAGCTACACTAAACGAAATCGGATACAATTTTTTGCGTAAAGATAAATTCGAGGATGCAATTCTCGTTCTTATCTGCAATACCGAGCTTTTTCCCGAATCAGGCAATGTATTTGACAGTCTTGGAGAAGCTTATTACAAACAGGGAAATAAGAATAAAGCCCTGCAGAATTATAAACATTCACTGGAATTAGATTCAGACAATGACGGCGCAAAAAAAATGATTGCCATACTGGAAAAATCTAACTGA
- a CDS encoding 4-hydroxyproline epimerase produces the protein MGSKTFFCVDAHTCGNPVRLVAGGGPLLEGINMSAKRQHFLKEYDWIRTGLMFEPRGHDMMSGSILYPPHDPANDVAVLFIETSGCLPMCGHGTIGTITIAIEEGLIKPRIPGIVRMEAPAGLVLIEYKQEGNRVSSVKLRNVPSYLAAANLEVDCPDLGPIVFDVAYGGNFYAIIDPQPNFPGLENYTAGQLIGWSQVIRKRINGLYKFVHPLDPTINGCSHILWAGATIDADSTARNAVFYGDKAIDRSPCGTGTSARMAQWHAKGMLVTGQPFIHESFIGSKFTGKIEEEVEVAGLKAIIPSVEGWAKVYGYNTIKIDDDDPYARGFQVI, from the coding sequence TGCGGTAATCCGGTCAGACTGGTAGCCGGTGGCGGCCCTTTACTGGAAGGAATCAATATGAGTGCTAAACGTCAGCATTTTCTTAAAGAATATGACTGGATCAGAACAGGGCTGATGTTTGAACCCAGAGGTCATGATATGATGTCGGGAAGTATTCTTTATCCTCCACATGATCCGGCAAATGATGTAGCTGTTTTATTTATTGAAACAAGTGGCTGTTTACCCATGTGCGGGCACGGGACAATTGGAACGATAACTATTGCCATAGAAGAGGGGTTGATTAAACCCCGTATACCAGGGATAGTAAGAATGGAAGCTCCCGCAGGACTGGTTCTGATTGAATACAAACAGGAAGGCAACCGGGTGAGTTCAGTTAAGCTTCGTAATGTACCTTCTTATCTGGCTGCGGCAAATCTTGAAGTAGATTGTCCAGATCTGGGGCCGATTGTTTTTGATGTAGCTTATGGAGGTAATTTTTATGCCATTATAGATCCGCAGCCAAACTTTCCGGGACTGGAAAACTATACTGCAGGGCAACTGATCGGATGGAGTCAGGTTATCCGGAAACGAATTAACGGGCTGTATAAATTTGTTCATCCACTTGATCCTACAATTAACGGATGCAGCCATATTCTTTGGGCCGGCGCAACAATAGATGCGGATTCAACTGCCAGGAATGCTGTTTTTTATGGGGATAAAGCAATAGATCGTTCTCCGTGCGGAACTGGTACTTCAGCGCGTATGGCGCAGTGGCATGCTAAAGGAATGTTAGTAACCGGACAGCCTTTTATTCATGAAAGTTTTATTGGCAGCAAATTTACCGGGAAGATAGAAGAAGAGGTTGAGGTTGCAGGTTTAAAGGCTATTATACCGAGCGTCGAAGGCTGGGCAAAAGTATATGGTTACAATACCATTAAGATTGATGATGACGATCCATATGCGCGTGGTTTTCAAGTTATTTAA
- a CDS encoding TonB-dependent receptor domain-containing protein, translating into MKIILLTTFIFLLYLFPANLYAQQTAKINGTVQDHKQTLPAATILLYTAQDSSLVSTAMTDQDGKFSITAAPARYYIVSSSIGYNKVKTAPFQLSAVSDYEVPSITLKENSKNLNQVNITAAKPVLERKADKLIFNVDASPSAAGLTALELLKKAPGVNVDYNENISLSGKSNVLVTIDGKQTYLSSTEIVNLLKSMQSNQIESVEIINNPGSRYDANSTGGIINIKTKKSKTEGFNGNLALGAGFNKKLVSNNSINLNYRKKDFNLFGSYGYNRNERLQTLLINRVTPGQNPLYFKQKSIDTSLYSAHDFKIGTDFFLSTKHTIGFLVKGNVSNSDKKSLTNVNIGKSFEVADSILKTPSTNVSNRKNFSYNINYKGILDTAGQEISVDADYSTFDATNNDNYFNRFYLPNGNFFKDGQVYRNFAPSNIDIKAIKADYTLPINKQFKLDAGVKYASVKSDNNYIYENDINGSWVFDNTKSNRFLYDEKVSAAYATLNVTLGKTSIQGGLRAEHTNSAGNSITTNQLTERKYTNLFPSLFLSQNFDADNILNFSYSRKINRPNYQNLNPFIFFLDQYTYNQGNPNLKPEYSTNLETSYLYKQKYSVSLAYTHTSDVITQVLLQNEAKKSMYQTILNLASDDVISLTLNFPVTISKWWNMNNNVLGYFKQIKAPNLNGADLNSKQFSGNIYSQNNFTINELFSADAGFMFSTPQIDGAFKVKSMYNADAGLRYNFPDKTGNLKLGVSDIFHSQKARIYSTLAGNTYNLEQFGNTTSVRLTFTYRFGKMTVKSARNRSTGLDDEQKRLGGK; encoded by the coding sequence ATGAAAATAATCTTACTAACCACTTTCATCTTTCTGCTTTACCTTTTCCCCGCTAACCTCTACGCTCAGCAAACAGCGAAAATTAATGGAACCGTTCAGGACCATAAACAAACATTACCAGCTGCAACTATTCTATTGTATACTGCACAGGATTCATCTCTGGTTAGCACTGCCATGACCGACCAGGATGGAAAATTCAGTATTACTGCTGCCCCTGCCAGATACTATATTGTATCCTCTTCTATTGGCTATAATAAAGTTAAAACTGCTCCTTTTCAACTCAGTGCAGTTTCAGATTATGAGGTTCCTTCCATTACGTTAAAAGAAAATTCAAAAAACCTTAACCAGGTTAACATTACAGCTGCTAAACCGGTTTTAGAACGCAAAGCCGACAAACTTATTTTCAATGTAGATGCCTCACCGTCTGCAGCTGGCTTAACTGCCCTTGAATTATTAAAAAAAGCGCCTGGAGTTAATGTCGATTATAATGAAAACATCTCGCTTTCAGGTAAAAGTAATGTACTTGTCACTATAGATGGTAAACAGACTTACCTGAGTTCTACAGAAATTGTGAATCTGCTTAAATCTATGCAAAGCAATCAGATAGAGAGTGTGGAAATTATCAATAATCCAGGTTCCAGATATGATGCAAACAGTACAGGTGGTATAATTAACATTAAAACCAAGAAAAGCAAAACTGAAGGGTTTAATGGAAATTTAGCATTAGGTGCAGGGTTTAACAAAAAGCTGGTGTCAAACAACTCAATCAATCTCAACTACCGCAAAAAGGATTTTAACTTATTCGGTTCATACGGCTATAACAGAAATGAACGACTTCAGACACTTTTGATAAACCGGGTAACACCTGGTCAGAATCCATTATATTTTAAACAGAAAAGCATCGATACCTCTCTTTATTCAGCACATGATTTTAAAATCGGAACTGATTTCTTTTTATCAACCAAACATACCATCGGCTTTCTGGTTAAAGGTAATGTCAGCAACTCAGATAAAAAGAGCTTAACCAATGTAAATATTGGTAAATCATTCGAAGTAGCTGATTCAATATTAAAAACGCCGAGTACCAATGTTTCAAATCGCAAAAACTTCTCTTATAATATCAACTATAAAGGCATACTTGATACAGCGGGCCAGGAAATAAGTGTAGATGCTGATTATTCTACCTTTGATGCGACCAATAACGATAATTACTTCAATCGCTTTTATCTGCCAAATGGGAATTTCTTTAAAGATGGTCAGGTTTACAGAAATTTTGCCCCGTCCAATATTGATATCAAAGCGATTAAAGCAGATTACACCCTACCTATAAATAAACAATTCAAACTGGATGCAGGTGTTAAATATGCCAGTGTAAAAAGCGATAACAACTATATATACGAAAATGATATTAACGGAAGCTGGGTTTTTGATAACACCAAGAGTAACCGATTTTTATACGATGAGAAGGTTAGCGCAGCCTATGCAACATTAAATGTCACTCTTGGAAAGACTTCCATACAAGGGGGTTTACGTGCTGAACACACCAATTCAGCCGGTAACTCCATTACAACAAATCAACTGACAGAAAGAAAATACACCAACCTGTTTCCTTCGCTTTTTTTAAGTCAGAACTTTGATGCGGATAATATCTTAAATTTTTCTTATTCAAGAAAGATCAACAGACCAAATTATCAGAATTTAAATCCCTTTATATTTTTCCTCGATCAGTATACTTATAACCAGGGTAACCCAAATCTGAAACCGGAATACTCGACTAATCTGGAAACCAGCTATCTCTATAAACAAAAATATAGTGTTTCATTGGCCTATACACACACTTCTGACGTAATCACTCAGGTATTATTGCAAAATGAGGCCAAAAAATCAATGTACCAGACCATTCTAAATCTTGCCTCTGATGATGTCATATCATTGACGTTAAACTTTCCGGTAACCATTTCCAAATGGTGGAATATGAATAACAATGTACTTGGATATTTCAAGCAGATAAAAGCACCGAACTTAAATGGAGCAGATTTAAATTCCAAACAGTTCAGCGGTAATATTTATTCCCAGAATAATTTCACGATAAACGAACTTTTCAGTGCGGATGCCGGATTCATGTTTAGTACACCACAGATTGATGGCGCTTTTAAAGTGAAAAGCATGTATAATGCAGATGCTGGTCTGCGTTACAATTTCCCAGACAAAACGGGCAATTTAAAATTAGGTGTCAGTGATATATTCCATTCACAAAAAGCAAGAATATACAGCACTTTAGCAGGCAATACTTATAATCTGGAACAATTTGGAAATACAACTAGTGTAAGGTTGACTTTCACCTACCGTTTTGGAAAAATGACCGTTAAATCTGCAAGAAACAGATCAACCGGGCTTGATGATGAACAAAAAAGATTAGGCGGAAAATAA
- a CDS encoding TonB-dependent receptor domain-containing protein, translated as MKLFLPAILLFLLYLFPINLYAQQTIKIKGIVQDHKQTLPAATILLYTASDSVLVATAMTDQDGKFTFIAAINRYYIVSSSIGYNKFRTADFQLSGTADYQLPDIILTENSKNLKEVSITAAKPILERRAGKLIFNVDASPSAAGLTALELLNKAPGVTIDHNENISLAGKSNVLVTIDGKQTYLSSTEVINLLKSMQSSEIESVEVINNPGSRYDANSTGGIINIKTKKGLSEGFNGNAALSAGFNKYLLTTNTINLNYRQRNFNVFGSYGYNRTEQKRKTDIDRITPGADPLYFTQKNIDHPVINAQNFKIGTDFFLSPKHTIGFLAKGTISHFDQQSSSDVNIGKSFLITDSVIKTPSAISNVRKNFAYNINYKGILDTAGQEISIDADYSTFDGTNNANYINRFYLPNGDFLKDGLIYRSLSPSNIDIKAIKADYTLPINKKVKLETGIKIAGVKSNNNFIYENNVNGSWIFDATKSNQFLYDEKVSAAYATLNITLGKLNIEGGLRAEHTNSTGNSVTTSQLTKKTYTNFFPSLSLSRNIDANSTLNLSYSRKINRPNYQNLNPFVFFLDQYTYNQGNPNLKPEYSTNVEASYLFRKKYSISLGYTHISDVISQILLQNEEKKSIYQTYLNVASQDLISFTFSFPVKITSWWNTDNSIMSYYNQLSAPELQGADLNTKQISADFYSQNNFTLSKLFSADAAIIYNTPASTAAFMIKSRFRTDAGLRYNFPNKMGNLKLTITDVFHTQNNTLYSNSPANTYNLEQSTTSTSARITFTYRFGKATVKSERSRTTGLDTEQKRL; from the coding sequence ATGAAATTATTTTTACCTGCTATTCTTCTTTTTTTATTATACCTCTTCCCTATTAACTTATATGCCCAGCAAACAATTAAAATCAAAGGAATAGTTCAAGACCACAAACAAACTTTACCAGCAGCAACTATCTTATTATACACTGCTTCAGATTCCGTTCTTGTGGCCACTGCCATGACCGATCAGGATGGAAAATTCACCTTTATTGCCGCTATTAACAGATATTATATTGTTTCTTCATCAATTGGTTATAATAAATTCAGAACAGCCGATTTTCAGTTAAGTGGTACTGCCGATTACCAGCTTCCGGACATAATATTAACAGAGAACTCAAAGAATCTGAAAGAAGTCAGTATCACGGCAGCCAAACCAATTTTAGAACGCAGGGCGGGTAAACTTATTTTTAATGTAGATGCCTCTCCCTCTGCAGCAGGGCTTACCGCACTGGAATTATTAAACAAAGCACCAGGTGTTACTATTGATCACAATGAAAACATCTCACTTGCAGGCAAAAGCAATGTACTGGTTACAATTGATGGTAAGCAGACTTATCTGAGTTCAACTGAAGTTATTAATCTGCTCAAGTCCATGCAGAGCAGCGAAATAGAAAGTGTGGAAGTTATCAATAATCCTGGTTCCAGATACGATGCAAACAGCACCGGAGGTATTATCAATATCAAAACAAAAAAGGGTCTCTCAGAAGGATTTAATGGGAATGCCGCATTAAGTGCCGGATTTAATAAATATCTGCTCACCACTAATACAATCAACCTGAATTATCGCCAAAGAAATTTTAATGTATTTGGTTCTTATGGTTATAACAGAACAGAGCAGAAAAGGAAAACAGATATAGACCGGATAACTCCGGGGGCAGATCCTTTATATTTTACACAAAAGAATATAGATCACCCCGTTATCAATGCTCAGAATTTTAAAATCGGTACAGATTTCTTTTTATCTCCAAAACATACCATAGGTTTTCTAGCCAAAGGAACTATCAGTCATTTTGATCAGCAGAGTTCAAGTGATGTAAATATCGGCAAATCTTTTCTGATAACTGATTCTGTAATCAAAACGCCAAGTGCAATTTCAAATGTGCGTAAAAACTTTGCTTATAATATTAATTATAAAGGCATACTCGATACAGCAGGTCAGGAAATAAGTATCGATGCAGACTATTCTACCTTTGATGGCACCAATAACGCAAATTATATTAACCGCTTTTATTTACCCAATGGGGATTTTTTAAAAGACGGGCTGATTTATAGAAGTCTTTCCCCGTCCAATATAGATATAAAAGCAATTAAAGCAGATTATACCCTGCCAATCAATAAAAAAGTTAAGCTGGAAACCGGTATTAAAATCGCTGGTGTAAAAAGTAACAATAATTTCATTTATGAGAATAATGTTAATGGCAGCTGGATTTTTGATGCAACTAAAAGCAATCAGTTTCTATACGACGAAAAAGTGAGTGCCGCCTATGCAACCCTCAATATTACACTGGGGAAACTCAATATCGAAGGAGGATTACGTGCAGAACACACCAATTCTACCGGAAACTCAGTAACAACCAGTCAATTAACAAAAAAAACTTATACCAATTTCTTTCCTTCCCTTTCATTAAGCAGGAATATTGATGCAAACAGTACTTTAAATCTTTCTTATTCCAGAAAAATAAACAGACCAAACTATCAGAATTTAAATCCTTTTGTCTTTTTTCTTGATCAGTACACTTACAACCAGGGTAATCCAAATTTGAAACCAGAATATTCAACTAATGTGGAAGCCAGCTATTTATTCAGAAAGAAATACAGTATATCTTTAGGCTATACCCATATATCAGACGTGATCAGCCAGATCTTATTGCAAAATGAAGAGAAAAAATCAATCTATCAAACCTATCTAAACGTTGCATCACAGGACTTAATTTCTTTTACATTTAGTTTTCCAGTAAAAATAACCAGCTGGTGGAACACTGATAACAGCATTATGAGTTATTACAATCAGCTTAGTGCACCAGAGCTTCAGGGAGCTGATCTCAACACCAAACAAATCAGTGCAGACTTCTATTCACAAAATAACTTCACACTGAGTAAGCTTTTTAGTGCAGATGCGGCAATTATATATAATACCCCGGCGTCGACAGCTGCATTTATGATTAAAAGCAGATTTAGAACAGATGCTGGTCTGCGTTACAATTTTCCTAATAAAATGGGCAATCTGAAACTCACGATAACTGATGTATTCCACACTCAAAACAACACATTATACAGTAATTCACCTGCCAATACTTACAATCTTGAACAATCAACCACCTCGACCAGTGCCAGAATTACTTTCACCTATCGCTTTGGAAAAGCGACTGTAAAATCAGAAAGAAGCAGAACTACGGGGCTGGATACAGAACAAAAAAGACTTTAA
- a CDS encoding MarC family protein has translation MPLLYHSYFHLLFIGIIALFPVVNPIGSSFIISPFFTGLSSAEKRKAVGRITLYAFSICTVSLFAGQWILELFGLSIPVVQLAGGIMICKMGWENLSSDKKQNGVNADTEAKLSGYSNIEDKLFYPITFPVTTGAGTISVLFTLSAHSESSDRQHYFINTAAVLSAIVVMCLLIYIFYLNTKNIIHYLSSNAEMIFNRISAFLIFCVGLQIAITGIKSLMK, from the coding sequence ATGCCCTTACTGTATCATTCTTATTTTCATCTCCTTTTTATTGGAATTATTGCCTTGTTTCCTGTCGTGAATCCAATTGGCTCTTCATTCATTATCAGTCCTTTTTTTACCGGACTGAGTTCCGCAGAAAAGAGAAAAGCGGTAGGAAGGATTACGCTCTATGCTTTCTCTATCTGTACTGTATCTTTATTTGCAGGGCAATGGATACTGGAATTATTTGGTCTTTCGATTCCTGTTGTCCAGTTGGCCGGGGGGATAATGATCTGCAAAATGGGATGGGAGAATCTTTCTTCTGATAAAAAACAGAATGGCGTAAATGCAGATACAGAAGCTAAATTATCAGGTTATAGCAATATAGAGGATAAATTATTCTATCCTATTACTTTTCCGGTTACTACCGGGGCAGGAACTATCTCTGTACTGTTCACACTGAGTGCGCATAGTGAATCTTCAGACCGACAGCATTATTTTATAAATACAGCAGCTGTTTTATCTGCTATTGTTGTGATGTGTTTGCTGATTTATATTTTTTATCTCAATACAAAGAATATTATCCACTACCTGAGTTCCAATGCAGAAATGATCTTTAACCGGATTTCGGCCTTTCTCATATTCTGCGTTGGATTACAAATTGCAATTACAGGAATCAAAAGTCTGATGAAGTAA
- a CDS encoding AraC family transcriptional regulator: MKVLPFTLLVPDDKSVISEQIELPHFYQYLHRHDEWQITWVEEGEGTLIAGNNMLSFRPGDVFLIGGNLPHLFKSNPEYFIGDEHKIIKACSLYFNPDGILGSLFHLPEMKTLGSFLRNNKHGFKISHLYTQDIYPRILEIHRASGTDVLLHLIMLLNQVQKMNAGIEPLCSEIYSSDISENEGIRLSNILNFIMRNYSTQIALEDISNAAYMTPQAFCRYFKKHTGHTFVSFLNGVRINDACNSLISGKDAGCISRAAYKAGFNSLTNFNRVFKSITGQSPRAYIESYNTVSRVNQMAS, encoded by the coding sequence ATGAAAGTGCTTCCATTTACATTACTTGTTCCGGATGATAAAAGTGTTATTTCTGAGCAAATTGAATTACCTCATTTTTATCAGTATCTGCATCGTCATGATGAATGGCAGATTACCTGGGTAGAGGAGGGTGAAGGAACATTGATTGCTGGAAATAATATGCTTTCATTCCGGCCGGGGGATGTGTTCCTGATAGGTGGAAACCTGCCACATTTATTTAAAAGTAATCCCGAGTATTTTATAGGGGATGAACATAAAATTATTAAGGCCTGTTCACTTTATTTTAATCCTGACGGGATTCTGGGCTCATTATTTCATCTTCCGGAAATGAAAACCCTGGGATCCTTTTTAAGGAATAACAAACATGGATTTAAAATATCTCATCTCTATACGCAGGATATTTATCCCAGAATACTGGAAATTCACAGGGCCAGTGGCACAGATGTCTTACTCCATCTGATTATGCTGCTCAATCAGGTTCAAAAGATGAATGCTGGTATAGAGCCCCTTTGTTCTGAAATTTATTCTTCAGACATTTCTGAAAATGAAGGCATAAGGTTAAGTAATATCCTCAATTTTATCATGCGTAATTATAGTACGCAGATTGCTTTGGAGGATATCTCAAATGCAGCCTATATGACTCCTCAGGCTTTTTGTCGTTATTTCAAAAAACATACAGGACATACTTTTGTGTCATTTCTGAATGGTGTCAGAATCAATGATGCCTGTAACAGTCTGATTTCTGGTAAAGATGCTGGTTGTATCTCCAGGGCAGCTTATAAAGCCGGATTTAATAGTCTCACTAATTTCAACCGTGTTTTTAAAAGTATAACCGGGCAATCACCCAGGGCCTATATTGAATCCTACAATACTGTGAGCAGGGTTAACCAGATGGCGAGCTAG
- a CDS encoding NAD(P)/FAD-dependent oxidoreductase, which produces MSHIIIIGGGIIGLSSAYYLSKQGHQITILDKGDITSNCSFGNAGMIVPSHFIPLASPGMIQQGIRWMFNSKSPFYVRPSLDMNLIGWGLKFLKHANENHVSRSMVPLRDLSLLSKKYYEELTNEPGFEFELKNNGILAFYKTEKTAEEEIHIAEKGIELGLDMKVLDAAAAAKLQPGLELDVLGAVHYRCDGHLYPSKLMNALTGYLEKQGVVIMRNHEVTRISSAEHKITGVFAGGKEWKADQFVLAAGSWSPEIAKMMDIKVSVMPGKGYSFMEQEPAGRMTIPALLCEARVAVTPMNGSIRYSGTMELDKINARINKQRVQGILEAIPDYFPELKPALPADKDIWFGFRPSSPDGLPYIGRSAKRKNLIVATGHGMMGLSLGPATGVLVSQLINEQPTAIDIRAFSPSR; this is translated from the coding sequence ATGTCTCATATTATAATTATAGGCGGAGGGATTATCGGGCTGAGTTCTGCCTATTATCTTAGCAAACAAGGTCATCAGATAACTATTCTGGATAAGGGTGATATAACCAGTAACTGTTCTTTTGGTAATGCAGGAATGATTGTACCAAGTCACTTTATACCACTGGCATCTCCGGGTATGATTCAACAGGGAATCAGGTGGATGTTTAACAGCAAGAGCCCTTTTTATGTCAGACCATCGCTGGATATGAATCTCATTGGCTGGGGACTGAAATTTTTAAAACATGCCAATGAGAACCATGTATCCCGGTCTATGGTCCCGTTAAGGGACTTATCCCTGCTCAGTAAAAAGTATTATGAAGAGCTGACCAATGAGCCTGGTTTTGAGTTTGAACTGAAAAATAATGGCATACTGGCCTTTTACAAAACGGAGAAAACAGCAGAAGAGGAGATACATATTGCTGAAAAAGGTATAGAATTAGGACTGGATATGAAAGTTCTTGATGCAGCTGCTGCAGCAAAACTTCAACCCGGCCTCGAACTGGATGTATTGGGTGCTGTTCATTACCGCTGTGACGGACATCTGTATCCTTCAAAACTCATGAATGCTTTAACTGGCTATCTGGAAAAACAGGGCGTAGTCATTATGCGTAATCATGAAGTTACCCGGATTAGTTCCGCTGAACATAAAATAACAGGTGTCTTTGCAGGTGGAAAAGAATGGAAGGCTGACCAGTTTGTCCTGGCAGCGGGTTCATGGTCTCCTGAAATTGCAAAAATGATGGATATAAAGGTATCTGTAATGCCTGGGAAGGGATATTCGTTTATGGAACAGGAACCAGCAGGGCGTATGACCATTCCGGCATTACTTTGTGAAGCTCGTGTAGCCGTTACCCCAATGAATGGGAGTATAAGATACAGTGGTACAATGGAGTTAGATAAGATCAACGCAAGAATTAATAAACAAAGAGTGCAGGGGATATTAGAAGCAATTCCTGATTATTTTCCGGAACTCAAACCTGCTCTTCCTGCGGATAAGGATATCTGGTTTGGCTTTCGCCCGTCTTCGCCTGATGGTTTACCTTATATCGGCCGCAGTGCAAAGCGAAAAAACCTGATTGTGGCTACCGGGCATGGGATGATGGGGCTGAGCCTTGGACCTGCTACAGGAGTGCTGGTAAGCCAGCTGATCAATGAACAGCCGACAGCTATCGATATTCGTGCATTTTCTCCATCCAGGTAA